One genomic segment of Aquipluma nitroreducens includes these proteins:
- a CDS encoding FixH family protein: MKISFVKTIYFIIFSAFLFSCTSNNDEPIVDPLDGYTKLADDYALGTSAKVELWGQKNFFMGYNKLIVVLYDSLNLKEKITDAHIQFLPLMTMTMNGMITQHAAPVENPEENAVDDVFPGAVAFVMPTSTGGTWKLGISVHNHKSGKEGEANFDITVDNPATVVMNVFTTITPDASKLVLSLLEPMAPKVGMNDIEFTIHRKASMMDWPADDSYTIEITPEMPSMGHGSPNNVNPVSSGNGHYKGKVNFTMTGEWRVNVLVKKDGQAVSKDLYFNITF; this comes from the coding sequence ATGAAAATCAGTTTTGTCAAAACAATATACTTTATAATTTTTTCAGCATTTCTTTTTTCGTGCACCAGTAACAACGACGAACCCATTGTTGATCCGCTTGACGGTTATACCAAACTTGCCGATGACTATGCTCTTGGCACTTCAGCAAAAGTTGAACTTTGGGGGCAAAAAAATTTCTTTATGGGTTACAATAAACTTATCGTGGTTTTATACGATTCATTAAACCTGAAAGAAAAAATTACCGATGCACACATTCAATTTTTGCCGCTCATGACCATGACGATGAACGGAATGATTACCCAACATGCAGCTCCCGTTGAAAATCCGGAAGAAAATGCTGTTGACGATGTTTTCCCCGGAGCGGTGGCTTTTGTCATGCCAACGTCAACCGGCGGAACATGGAAACTTGGCATATCTGTTCACAATCACAAGTCGGGGAAAGAAGGTGAAGCAAATTTCGACATCACTGTCGATAATCCGGCAACTGTAGTAATGAATGTTTTTACAACCATCACTCCTGATGCCAGCAAACTGGTTTTGTCGTTGCTCGAACCAATGGCGCCGAAGGTTGGAATGAACGACATTGAATTTACAATCCACCGAAAGGCAAGCATGATGGATTGGCCGGCTGATGACAGTTACACCATTGAGATTACTCCTGAAATGCCAAGCATGGGTCATGGCTCGCCCAACAATGTTAATCCAGTTAGCTCCGGAAATGGCCACTACAAAGGCAAAGTGAATTTCACCATGACCGGAGAATGGCGTGTAAATGTGCTGGTAAAGAAAGACGGACAAGCCGTCTCTAAGGATTTGTATTTCAATATAACCTTTTAA
- the ribD gene encoding bifunctional diaminohydroxyphosphoribosylaminopyrimidine deaminase/5-amino-6-(5-phosphoribosylamino)uracil reductase RibD: MSTPETFMQRCLDLALLGIGDVAPNPMVGCVIVHNGKIIGEGYHEKFGQPHAEVNAIRSVKNPELLKESTLYVSLEPCAHFGKTPPCSDLIIETQIPKVVIGTIDPFAAVAGKGIERMQKAGIEVEVGLLEKKCRTINRRFFTFHEQKRPYIILKWAQTLDGFIDTDRTETKHPTWITNALSKRLVHKQRSEESAILIGTNTAEYDNPALTVREWTGSQPIRMVLDRSGRLNPNLIIFDGKAPTWVFTGIDQEDRENLKFIKLDFGRNILPQMMEELYKRDILSVIVEGGSELLNSFLELNLWDEAFVYTGNQFFGKGVAAPHISGKTIAYRKLDDCKLHVLKNK, translated from the coding sequence TGCTTGGAATAGGTGACGTGGCTCCCAATCCCATGGTCGGTTGTGTAATTGTGCACAATGGGAAGATCATAGGAGAGGGTTACCACGAAAAATTTGGGCAACCTCATGCTGAAGTGAATGCCATTCGTTCGGTAAAAAATCCGGAATTGCTGAAGGAGTCAACTTTGTATGTTTCGCTTGAACCGTGCGCGCATTTTGGGAAAACTCCACCGTGCTCCGATTTGATCATCGAAACCCAGATTCCTAAAGTCGTAATAGGAACTATTGATCCCTTTGCTGCAGTTGCCGGCAAAGGAATTGAGCGCATGCAAAAAGCAGGAATTGAGGTTGAAGTGGGACTTCTGGAGAAAAAATGCCGAACGATTAACCGCCGGTTTTTTACTTTTCACGAACAAAAACGACCGTATATTATCCTGAAATGGGCTCAAACGCTCGATGGTTTTATCGATACCGATCGCACCGAAACGAAACATCCGACCTGGATTACAAATGCTTTGTCGAAACGGTTGGTTCACAAACAGCGATCCGAAGAATCGGCCATCTTGATTGGTACAAATACGGCAGAGTATGATAATCCGGCGCTAACTGTACGCGAATGGACAGGCTCACAACCCATCCGAATGGTGCTCGATCGCTCCGGACGATTGAACCCAAATTTGATCATTTTTGATGGCAAAGCTCCAACCTGGGTTTTTACTGGGATTGATCAGGAGGATCGGGAAAACCTGAAATTCATCAAACTCGATTTCGGACGGAATATTCTGCCACAAATGATGGAAGAGCTCTACAAAAGAGATATTCTTTCGGTTATTGTTGAAGGCGGCAGCGAATTGTTGAATAGTTTTCTTGAACTGAATTTGTGGGATGAAGCATTTGTTTATACTGGAAATCAATTTTTCGGGAAAGGTGTTGCCGCTCCTCATATTTCAGGAAAAACTATTGCCTACCGAAAACTAGACGATTGCAAACTGCATGTCCTGAAAAACAAATAA
- a CDS encoding TonB-dependent receptor domain-containing protein — protein MNKLYQMLLLSFLPVISMAQMPDRTDMTRDTIHLSEVVISANLPLGNKDLLDYYRTNHFATIDNINARLEGMSLIKRGAYALEPMLHGFSGGQLNVTIDGMKMFGACTDKMDPVTSYIEPTNLKNISINQGTNGNMNGCNVGGSVDMTLQEPEETSSDIPFTSVGFGYESVSRGRNILFSSGLSKNKWAWGIDGVYRKNENYRDGNNQLIPFSQFEKTNIHSVLKYTTSGNSFMKADFLYDLAHNVGYPALPMDVSKARATLAALEFNRNGKTKLKAKVYFNSVLHVMDDSKRDSTFFLKNNTTGKNDTVFMRMDMPGESSTFGTYLQAERFWNPKNKLSLKIDNYTNHSLAEMTMHMNRKSTVPEPPMYMQTWPEMLRNVTGLFLQNTTFASDKFQLTVNGRLDYNIDVLQSEYGQQQFSVFGYSLAKKQSRLVKSLNLSSQYSLGKYVSANATLGYSERLPTITERLGFYLYNAYDGYDYIGNPYIKTEKSDFIRMEIQLAKSNLKINLSQSLSLVHDYILGITNPDIPPMNFYTNGTRIYSNIPSARLFSTDLDLLYTPVKAISVFMISKFTFGELNSGEAIPLIPPLKNIISVKYQKENFSVQVENESSLAQNRINKSYGETTSPAYSIFQVKGSYVIHFRHVVADIGWGISNLLNKAYYDHLDWGRINRPGRNVELLLKFSF, from the coding sequence ATGAATAAGCTTTACCAAATGCTTCTACTGTCATTTTTGCCTGTAATCTCTATGGCACAAATGCCGGACAGAACGGATATGACTCGTGATACAATTCACCTGAGCGAGGTCGTCATTTCGGCAAACCTGCCGCTTGGCAATAAAGATTTGCTCGACTATTACCGAACCAACCATTTCGCAACTATCGACAACATCAATGCGCGACTGGAAGGGATGTCGCTCATCAAACGCGGCGCGTATGCGCTGGAACCCATGCTTCATGGTTTTTCAGGAGGGCAACTGAATGTGACCATCGACGGCATGAAAATGTTTGGCGCCTGCACCGACAAAATGGATCCGGTGACTTCGTACATCGAACCGACCAATTTGAAAAACATCTCCATCAACCAGGGAACCAACGGAAATATGAACGGCTGCAACGTTGGCGGCTCGGTTGATATGACCCTTCAGGAACCGGAAGAAACCAGCTCCGATATTCCTTTTACGTCCGTTGGGTTTGGCTACGAATCGGTGTCGCGCGGCAGGAATATACTCTTTTCTTCAGGACTAAGTAAAAACAAGTGGGCCTGGGGAATTGACGGTGTTTACCGCAAAAACGAAAATTACCGCGATGGCAACAACCAACTTATTCCATTTTCGCAATTCGAAAAAACCAACATTCATTCGGTCCTGAAATACACAACTTCAGGAAATAGCTTTATGAAAGCTGATTTTTTGTACGATCTGGCTCACAATGTGGGTTATCCGGCATTGCCCATGGACGTTTCGAAAGCGCGAGCCACGCTGGCAGCGCTCGAATTCAACAGAAACGGAAAAACCAAACTGAAAGCTAAAGTCTATTTCAATTCGGTTTTGCATGTCATGGACGACTCGAAACGCGACAGCACTTTCTTCCTGAAAAACAACACTACAGGAAAGAATGACACCGTTTTCATGCGCATGGACATGCCGGGCGAAAGTTCAACTTTTGGCACATACCTTCAGGCGGAACGATTTTGGAACCCGAAAAATAAGTTGAGCCTGAAAATTGACAATTACACCAATCATTCGCTGGCCGAAATGACAATGCACATGAACCGCAAATCGACCGTTCCGGAACCACCCATGTACATGCAAACCTGGCCCGAAATGCTCCGGAATGTTACAGGACTTTTTCTGCAGAATACAACCTTTGCATCAGATAAATTTCAGCTTACTGTAAACGGAAGGCTTGATTATAACATCGATGTTTTGCAATCGGAATACGGGCAGCAGCAATTTTCGGTATTCGGTTACTCGCTTGCCAAAAAGCAAAGCCGATTGGTAAAAAGCCTGAATCTATCGTCGCAATACAGCCTGGGAAAATACGTCTCGGCAAATGCGACGTTGGGTTATTCGGAGCGTCTGCCAACGATTACCGAACGACTGGGATTTTATTTGTACAATGCATACGACGGCTACGACTACATCGGGAATCCTTACATCAAAACCGAAAAATCAGATTTTATCCGGATGGAAATTCAACTGGCAAAAAGTAACTTAAAAATCAACTTAAGCCAATCGCTTAGTTTGGTACACGATTATATTCTGGGGATCACCAATCCGGATATTCCGCCGATGAATTTCTACACAAACGGAACTCGCATATATTCAAATATTCCATCCGCCCGACTATTCAGCACTGATTTGGATTTACTGTATACTCCGGTCAAAGCAATTTCCGTTTTCATGATCAGTAAGTTTACGTTTGGTGAGTTAAATTCAGGAGAAGCCATTCCGCTGATTCCTCCGCTGAAAAATATCATTTCGGTCAAATATCAAAAAGAAAATTTCTCAGTTCAGGTTGAAAATGAGTCGTCGCTGGCGCAAAACCGCATCAATAAAAGTTACGGAGAAACTACAAGTCCAGCCTATTCAATTTTTCAGGTAAAAGGAAGTTATGTCATTCATTTCAGGCATGTTGTTGCAGATATTGGGTGGGGAATTTCGAACCTTTTGAACAAAGCTTATTACGATCATTTGGATTGGGGTCGCATCAACCGGCCGGGCAGAAATGTGGAATTGCTTCTCAAATTCTCGTTCTGA